From Chelonia mydas isolate rCheMyd1 chromosome 22, rCheMyd1.pri.v2, whole genome shotgun sequence, the proteins below share one genomic window:
- the THY1 gene encoding thy-1 membrane glycoprotein has translation MHPTISVAVLLTVLQAAHCQKIKELSACLLGQNLRVDCRYENKTANPLTYEFSMFKDNRKRVIQTTLNVPENSLKARSNVTLSKDLLCLQLFDFTTADEGTYICELKITGDYTGNQIRNITVIKDKLEKCAGVSLLIQNTSWLLLLLLSLPLLQAVDFVSL, from the exons ATGCATCCCACCATCAGCGTCGCTGTCCTCCTGACAG TGCTGCAGGCTGCCCACTGCCAGAAGATCAAGGAACTGAGCGCCTGCTTGCTGGGCCAGAACCTGCGCGTGGACTGCCGCTACGAAAACAAGACCGCCAACCCCCTGACCTACGAGTTCAGCATGTTCAAGGACAACAGGAAGCGTGTGATCCAGACCACCTTGAACGTCCCCGAGAACAGCCTCAAGGCACGATCCAACGTCACTCTGTCAAAGGACCTGTTGTGCCTGCAGCTGTTCGACTTCACCACCGCAGACGAGGGCACCTACATCTGCGAGCTGAAGATCACTGGTGACTACACCGGCAACCAGATAAGGAACATCACCGTCATCAaag acaagctggagaaatgtgctGGCGTCAGCCTCTTGATTCAGAACACCTcgtggctgctgctcctgctcctgtccCTGCCGCTCCTGCAAGCTGTGGACTTCGTGTCCCTGTGA